A single Pirellulales bacterium DNA region contains:
- a CDS encoding glycosyltransferase family 2 protein — protein MNSPPRLSLAIPVFNEREVFPALVERVGAVLDKIPGGPHEIVMVDDGSSDGTADLLEQAAARDPRIVGVLLSRNFGHQVAITAAMDQVSGDVIVIMDGDLQDPPEVIPKLLAKHEEGYDVVYAQRGQRQEGWYLRFCYWLFYRIVTKLSNVPLPLDSGDFALLSRRVVDAMRAAPERQRYLRGLRAWVGFKQTGMVVDRAGRHAGRSKYTPLKLLKLASDGIFAFSIVPLRAALFLGAGAIVASIVYAIYAILARLVFESNTPPGFASLIVVITFLAGMQLLILGVVGEYVGRIYEEVKGRPHYILRKVVRAKEAAEAAPQPRYADQL, from the coding sequence ATGAATTCCCCCCCGCGACTTTCCCTGGCCATTCCGGTTTTTAACGAGCGCGAGGTCTTTCCTGCGCTTGTCGAGCGTGTGGGAGCCGTGCTGGACAAGATTCCCGGCGGGCCGCACGAGATCGTGATGGTCGACGACGGCAGCTCGGACGGGACTGCCGATCTGCTGGAACAGGCCGCGGCCCGCGATCCACGCATCGTGGGCGTGCTGCTATCGCGTAATTTCGGCCACCAGGTGGCGATCACGGCCGCCATGGATCAGGTCTCGGGCGACGTGATCGTGATCATGGACGGCGACCTGCAAGATCCGCCGGAAGTGATCCCCAAACTGCTGGCCAAGCACGAAGAAGGCTACGACGTCGTCTATGCGCAGCGCGGCCAGCGCCAGGAAGGCTGGTACCTGCGCTTCTGCTACTGGCTGTTCTACCGCATCGTGACGAAGCTCTCGAACGTGCCGTTGCCGCTCGACAGCGGCGACTTCGCGTTGCTGTCGCGCCGCGTGGTCGACGCCATGCGCGCAGCCCCCGAACGGCAGCGCTATCTGCGCGGATTGCGGGCGTGGGTAGGATTCAAGCAGACGGGCATGGTTGTCGATCGCGCCGGCCGGCACGCCGGCCGGTCAAAGTACACGCCGCTGAAGCTGCTGAAACTCGCCTCGGACGGCATATTCGCCTTTTCGATCGTGCCTTTACGCGCGGCGCTATTCCTTGGCGCCGGGGCGATCGTGGCGTCCATCGTCTATGCCATTTACGCCATTCTGGCGCGGCTGGTCTTCGAAAGTAATACGCCGCCCGGCTTCGCCTCGTTGATCGTCGTGATCACGTTCCTGGCGGGCATGCAGCTCTTGATCCTCGGCGTCGTCGGCGAATACGTCGGCCGCATCTACGAGGAAGTGAAAGGACGCCCGCACTACATCTTGCGGAAAGTCGTCCGCGCAAAAGAAGCCGCTGAAGCAGCACCACAGCCGCGCTACGCCGACCAGTTATAG
- a CDS encoding response regulator, whose amino-acid sequence MIGLTPNLLITDDDLGFRETLRGVLEPQGFRTFMASDGEEALDVVRREEVHLVLLDMHMPRLTGLETLRLLKEIKVILPCIILSANADDALREEARRANAFSVLSKPVSRLNLTTIVHTALRRTYNWSA is encoded by the coding sequence GTGATCGGACTGACCCCCAACCTGCTCATCACGGACGACGACCTGGGCTTCCGCGAGACGCTGCGCGGGGTGCTCGAGCCGCAGGGGTTTCGTACGTTCATGGCCAGCGACGGCGAAGAGGCCCTCGACGTTGTCCGCCGCGAGGAAGTACACCTCGTGCTCTTGGACATGCACATGCCGCGTCTGACCGGCCTGGAGACGCTGCGACTCTTGAAAGAGATCAAGGTCATCCTGCCGTGCATCATCCTGTCGGCCAACGCCGACGACGCGCTGCGTGAAGAAGCCCGTCGCGCAAACGCCTTCTCGGTGCTCTCGAAGCCGGTCAGCCGCCTGAACCTGACGACCATCGTGCACACCGCTTTGCGGCGGACCTATAACTGGTCGGCGTAG
- a CDS encoding succinate dehydrogenase, with amino-acid sequence MTSTPPQSFYLRHEFLIKRLHSLTGLMPVGAYMVVHLLTNASMLAGAPSFQKNVDSIHSLGPALPLVEWTFIFLPIIFHAVVGVMIVRSGKSNSSRYSFSGNVRYTLQRATAWIALIFIFWHVFHMHGWIHNDYWMNNLAKPLYGGQFDPHHATSSVGIALAPLTARVAYAIGVAACVFHFANGLWTMGITWGIWETAAAQRRANWLCGGIGVLIFAIGMAALFGAVRAGEKDNLLKAEAYEQAKDDAERRFEEDYKSRLEQEKAAEKSPAEKAAGLPGGKEAAEPAIPPVAQADVGP; translated from the coding sequence GTGACAAGCACCCCTCCGCAGTCGTTCTACCTGCGTCATGAGTTCCTGATCAAACGCCTGCACTCGCTGACCGGTCTGATGCCGGTCGGCGCCTACATGGTGGTCCACCTGCTGACGAACGCCAGCATGTTGGCCGGGGCGCCCTCCTTTCAAAAGAACGTCGACTCGATCCATTCGCTCGGCCCGGCTCTGCCGCTGGTGGAATGGACGTTCATCTTCCTGCCGATCATCTTCCACGCCGTGGTCGGCGTGATGATCGTCCGCAGCGGCAAGTCGAATTCCAGCCGCTACTCCTTCTCGGGCAACGTTCGTTACACGCTGCAACGGGCCACGGCCTGGATCGCCTTGATCTTCATTTTCTGGCACGTGTTCCACATGCACGGCTGGATTCACAACGATTACTGGATGAATAACCTGGCGAAGCCGCTGTACGGCGGGCAGTTCGATCCGCACCACGCCACGTCGTCGGTGGGAATCGCCTTGGCGCCGTTGACCGCTCGCGTGGCCTACGCGATCGGCGTCGCGGCGTGCGTCTTCCACTTCGCCAACGGCTTGTGGACGATGGGCATTACCTGGGGCATATGGGAAACGGCCGCCGCCCAGCGACGGGCCAACTGGCTGTGCGGCGGCATCGGCGTCTTGATTTTCGCGATCGGCATGGCCGCCTTGTTCGGTGCGGTGCGGGCCGGCGAGAAAGACAACCTGCTCAAGGCCGAGGCCTACGAACAGGCGAAGGACGACGCCGAGCGTCGCTTTGAAGAAGATTACAAGTCACGGCTCGAGCAAGAGAAAGCGGCCGAGAAGTCCCCCGCCGAAAAGGCCGCCGGACTTCCCGGCGGCAAAGAGGCTGCCGAGCCTGCAATCCCGCCCGTCGCTCAAGCGGACGTGGGCCCCTGA
- the sdhA gene encoding succinate dehydrogenase flavoprotein subunit — translation MAKQRVMIVGGGLAGLAAAMQLAESGVDVDLMSLTPVKRSHSVCAQGGINAVNSVTRQQGDREWLHFDDTVYGGDFLNHQPPVKEMTEWAPKIIDLMDRLGVPFNRTPEGFRDQRRFGGTLFKRTAFAGATTGQQLLYALDEQVRRWEVAGKVKKYEFWDFLGPVVDDAGICRGCIGQDLVTMEIRAFPADAVILATGGCGLIYGRSTMSMACTGSAAARAFRAGAKYGNGEFIQVHPTAIPGADKLRLMSESARGEGGRVWVPRKPQDPRDPKQIPEAERYYFLEERYPKYGNLVPRDIATREIFNVCTYEGLSVEHDRLCVYLDVTHIPRKTLDQKLGGILDIYEKFQGVDPRDTPMKIFPAVHYSMGGLWVDYERTAAGGLRLGSPKNQVTNIPGLYAIGECDYQYHGANRLGANSLLSCIFSGLITAPGTMAWMKSIPRGAAADQPSSLFDSARRQHQQAHDNLLKRTGGGENPYLIHQELGNVMTKAATVVRRNDTLREAYATVCELELRAKHCSLSDTGNWTNQNVVFTKALLDMLPLAKVIVKGALQRDECRGAHFKPEFEMPGLKSTDPAEHRREAEAWCDRFEENTRKWLKSTVATYVPDGDPVLTYEEVDTTLIAPRPRLYGLVGAEAIEEVWKERSAAKAGAGHDGNGATGKSGAKAGAAS, via the coding sequence ATGGCAAAGCAACGCGTGATGATCGTCGGCGGCGGATTGGCGGGCCTGGCGGCTGCCATGCAATTGGCCGAATCGGGCGTCGACGTCGACCTGATGAGCCTCACGCCCGTCAAACGCTCGCACAGCGTGTGTGCCCAGGGCGGGATCAACGCCGTCAACTCGGTCACCCGGCAGCAGGGTGACCGGGAGTGGCTGCACTTCGACGACACGGTCTACGGCGGCGACTTCTTGAATCACCAGCCGCCGGTCAAGGAAATGACCGAGTGGGCGCCGAAGATCATCGATCTGATGGACCGCCTGGGTGTCCCCTTCAACCGCACGCCCGAGGGTTTTCGCGATCAACGCCGCTTCGGAGGCACGTTGTTCAAGCGCACGGCCTTTGCCGGCGCCACGACGGGCCAGCAGTTGCTGTATGCCCTGGACGAGCAGGTGCGCCGCTGGGAAGTGGCCGGCAAGGTCAAGAAGTACGAGTTCTGGGACTTCCTCGGACCGGTGGTCGACGACGCCGGCATCTGCCGTGGCTGCATCGGGCAGGACCTGGTCACGATGGAGATTCGCGCCTTCCCGGCCGACGCCGTGATTCTGGCCACTGGCGGCTGCGGCTTGATCTACGGCCGCTCGACGATGTCGATGGCCTGCACCGGTAGCGCCGCAGCAAGGGCTTTCCGCGCTGGCGCCAAGTACGGCAATGGCGAGTTCATTCAAGTTCACCCGACGGCCATCCCCGGCGCCGACAAGCTGCGACTGATGAGCGAAAGCGCTCGTGGCGAGGGAGGTCGCGTGTGGGTGCCGCGCAAGCCGCAAGATCCGCGCGACCCGAAGCAGATTCCCGAAGCCGAGCGCTACTACTTCCTGGAAGAGCGCTATCCCAAATATGGCAACCTCGTGCCGCGCGACATCGCCACGCGCGAAATCTTCAATGTCTGCACCTACGAGGGATTGTCGGTCGAGCACGATCGGCTGTGCGTTTACCTCGACGTGACGCACATTCCGCGCAAAACGCTCGATCAGAAGCTGGGGGGCATTCTCGACATCTACGAGAAGTTCCAGGGTGTCGATCCGCGCGACACACCGATGAAAATCTTCCCGGCCGTCCACTATTCGATGGGCGGGCTGTGGGTCGATTACGAGCGCACCGCGGCCGGCGGCCTGCGGCTCGGTTCGCCCAAGAACCAGGTCACGAACATCCCCGGCCTGTACGCCATCGGCGAATGCGATTACCAGTACCACGGCGCCAACCGGTTGGGCGCCAACTCGCTGTTGAGCTGCATCTTCAGCGGTCTGATCACGGCGCCGGGCACGATGGCCTGGATGAAGAGCATTCCGCGCGGCGCCGCGGCCGACCAGCCCTCGAGCCTGTTCGACAGTGCCCGCCGGCAGCATCAGCAAGCGCATGACAACCTGCTCAAGCGCACGGGGGGCGGCGAAAACCCCTACCTGATTCACCAGGAACTGGGGAACGTCATGACGAAGGCGGCCACCGTGGTGCGGCGCAACGACACGCTGCGTGAGGCCTACGCCACGGTGTGCGAATTGGAATTACGCGCCAAGCATTGCTCGCTGTCGGACACCGGCAACTGGACGAACCAGAACGTGGTTTTCACCAAGGCCCTCCTGGATATGCTGCCGCTGGCCAAGGTCATCGTCAAAGGCGCCTTGCAGCGCGACGAATGCCGCGGCGCGCATTTCAAGCCGGAGTTCGAGATGCCAGGCCTGAAATCGACCGACCCGGCCGAGCACCGCCGCGAGGCCGAGGCGTGGTGCGACCGGTTCGAAGAAAACACCCGTAAATGGCTGAAATCGACCGTCGCCACTTACGTGCCGGATGGCGATCCGGTGCTGACCTATGAAGAGGTCGACACGACGTTGATCGCGCCGCGGCCACGCCTGTATGGGCTGGTGGGGGCGGAAGCGATCGAAGAAGTGTGGAAGGAGCGTTCCGCGGCCAAGGCAGGCGCGGGGCACGATGGCAACGGCGCCACGGGCAAAAGTGGCGCGAAAGCCGGCGCCGCGAGCTGA
- the sdhB gene encoding succinate dehydrogenase iron-sulfur subunit, with the protein MQANTNGHSSHESHGDGHGTAAAHVAEFDVRILRQAEPGEPSYWERHRVKREPDMNVISVLQRIAAQAKTVEGERVAPVAWDCNCLEEVCGACTMLVNGRVRQACTALVDRLLAEQPDEIELRPMEKFPVVRDLVVNRRRLFRALEKVRAWIPVDGYYDMGPGPRVSPEQQQQAYPLSECMSCGCCLDACPQFTKLELEPHEGESAADFAKREEAAFDTHFVGAHAISQVVLFNNHPTGALNAGERLDALMAPGGIQDCGNAQNCVNVCPKKIPLTTSIGRAGRSTTVRSIAKWFSS; encoded by the coding sequence ATGCAAGCCAACACCAACGGACATTCGTCTCACGAATCACACGGCGATGGGCATGGAACGGCCGCGGCGCACGTCGCGGAATTCGATGTGCGCATCCTCCGCCAGGCCGAGCCGGGTGAGCCCAGCTACTGGGAACGGCATCGCGTCAAGCGCGAGCCCGACATGAACGTCATCAGCGTGCTGCAGCGGATCGCGGCGCAGGCCAAGACCGTCGAAGGCGAACGCGTTGCTCCCGTGGCTTGGGATTGCAACTGCCTGGAAGAGGTGTGCGGCGCCTGCACGATGCTCGTCAACGGCCGCGTACGGCAGGCTTGCACGGCACTGGTCGATCGCTTGCTGGCCGAGCAGCCGGACGAGATCGAGCTGCGGCCGATGGAAAAATTCCCCGTCGTGCGCGACCTGGTGGTGAATCGTCGCCGGCTGTTTCGCGCGCTGGAAAAAGTTCGCGCCTGGATTCCGGTCGACGGCTATTACGACATGGGGCCCGGCCCGCGCGTCTCGCCCGAGCAGCAGCAGCAAGCGTATCCGCTATCGGAGTGCATGAGCTGCGGTTGTTGTTTGGATGCCTGCCCGCAGTTCACGAAGCTGGAATTGGAACCGCACGAGGGCGAATCGGCGGCCGATTTCGCCAAGCGCGAAGAAGCGGCGTTCGACACGCATTTCGTCGGCGCCCACGCGATCAGCCAGGTCGTGCTGTTCAACAATCACCCGACGGGCGCTCTGAACGCCGGCGAGCGGCTCGACGCCCTGATGGCCCCCGGCGGCATCCAGGATTGCGGCAACGCGCAGAACTGCGTGAACGTCTGCCCCAAGAAGATCCCGCTCACCACCAGCATCGGCCGCGCCGGCCGATCGACCACCGTGCGGTCGATCGCCAAGTGGTTCAGCAGCTGA
- the cphA gene encoding cyanophycin synthetase: MEIRKVLALRGPNIWASFPVLEAIVDLGPLKDSPSDSLPGFNDRLMSWLPSLVEHRCSVGERGGFFQRLRQGTYPAHILEHICIELQCLAGSEVGFGKARETSEPGVYRVIVRYREESVGRAALAAAHRLFLAAVHDHRFDVNNEVTQLRSLLHETQLGPSTRSIVDAAHARGIPTHRLNTGSLVQLGWGAKARRVWTAESDLTSAIAETIAQDKELTRRLLRTVGVPAPAGRTVDDAEDAWRAAEEIGGAVVVKPQYGNQGRGVTTNLTTREQVLKAYAAARAEESTVLVESFAPGDDYRLLVIGGKLIAAARREPAQVTGDGVHTVAELVEIENQNPKRGDDHATSLSKIRIDTIALAVLAEQGLAPEAVPAKGMRVLIRRNANLSTGGTAADVTDRVHPQVAARALEAARVIGLDIAGIDVVASDIGRPLEEQGGVIVEVNAGPGLRMHIEPSSGKPRPVGEAIVSTLFQPGDNGRVPIAAVTGTNGKTTTTRCIAHILMSIGRHVGMTCTEGIYIDRRRIETGDCSGPQSARTVLMNPKVDVAVLEIARGGVLREGLGFDQCDVAVVTNIGAGDHLGLSDINTLDDMALVKRTAVDVVPPKGYAVLKADDPYTAGMAAHCRGGVIFFAQDGEHPVMQQHREAGGRLAFVKDKQLVLATGNTIECQVPIVDIPITRQGRVAFMTENALASAAAAWGLGVPMADIAAGLQSFSSESDMVPGRFNVLSLGGATVIMDYGHNVSALEALIEAIGTFPHERRSVVYSAAGDRRDEDMVRQGQIIAAAFDRVILYEDQYKRGREDGEIMRLLRSGLAAGPRVKEINDFQGATNAVEAALDALRPGDLLLLQADVIEDTLVFVRQYLAQHPSLTSPNGESLDDEVENVASGVTLNAAATYTQANPKAV; the protein is encoded by the coding sequence ATGGAAATCCGCAAGGTGTTGGCGTTGCGTGGTCCGAACATTTGGGCTTCGTTCCCGGTGTTGGAAGCGATCGTCGATCTGGGACCGCTGAAGGACTCGCCGTCGGATTCGCTGCCCGGCTTCAACGATCGGCTGATGAGCTGGTTGCCGTCGCTCGTCGAACATCGTTGCAGCGTTGGCGAGCGCGGCGGCTTCTTTCAACGTCTGCGCCAGGGAACGTACCCGGCCCACATTCTGGAACACATCTGCATCGAGCTGCAGTGCCTGGCCGGATCGGAAGTCGGTTTTGGCAAGGCCCGCGAGACGAGCGAGCCTGGCGTGTATCGCGTGATCGTGCGCTATCGTGAGGAAAGCGTCGGCCGCGCGGCGCTGGCGGCGGCTCACCGCTTGTTCCTGGCCGCCGTACACGATCACCGCTTCGACGTGAATAATGAAGTTACGCAACTCCGTTCTCTTCTGCACGAGACGCAGCTCGGGCCGAGCACGCGATCGATCGTCGACGCGGCGCACGCCCGGGGCATTCCGACGCACCGCTTGAACACCGGCAGCCTCGTTCAATTGGGATGGGGAGCCAAGGCGCGCCGCGTGTGGACCGCCGAATCCGATCTGACCAGCGCCATTGCCGAAACCATCGCCCAGGACAAAGAGCTGACGCGCCGGCTCCTGCGCACCGTTGGTGTGCCGGCCCCTGCCGGTCGCACCGTGGATGATGCCGAGGACGCCTGGCGGGCGGCCGAGGAAATCGGCGGGGCGGTCGTCGTCAAGCCGCAATACGGCAACCAAGGACGCGGTGTTACGACCAACCTCACCACGCGCGAACAAGTGCTCAAGGCCTACGCGGCGGCCCGCGCCGAAGAATCGACCGTGCTGGTCGAGAGTTTTGCGCCGGGCGACGATTACCGGCTGCTGGTGATCGGCGGCAAGCTGATCGCCGCCGCTCGGCGTGAACCGGCGCAAGTCACGGGCGACGGCGTTCATACGGTCGCCGAGCTGGTCGAAATCGAGAACCAGAATCCCAAGCGCGGCGACGACCATGCCACTTCGCTGAGCAAGATTCGTATCGATACGATCGCCCTGGCCGTGCTGGCCGAACAAGGTCTCGCGCCCGAAGCCGTGCCGGCCAAGGGAATGCGCGTGCTGATCCGTCGCAACGCAAATCTCAGCACCGGTGGTACCGCGGCGGACGTCACCGATCGCGTCCACCCGCAGGTGGCGGCCCGCGCGCTCGAAGCGGCCCGCGTCATTGGCCTGGATATCGCCGGCATCGACGTCGTGGCTTCGGACATCGGTCGTCCGCTGGAAGAGCAAGGAGGCGTGATCGTCGAAGTTAACGCGGGCCCGGGACTGCGCATGCACATCGAGCCATCGAGCGGCAAGCCGCGCCCCGTGGGCGAAGCGATCGTCTCGACGTTATTCCAGCCGGGCGACAACGGTCGCGTTCCCATCGCGGCGGTCACCGGCACCAACGGCAAGACCACGACCACGCGCTGCATCGCGCACATCTTGATGTCGATCGGCCGGCACGTCGGCATGACCTGCACTGAGGGGATCTACATCGATCGCCGCCGCATCGAAACCGGCGATTGCAGCGGACCGCAAAGCGCTCGCACCGTGCTCATGAATCCCAAGGTCGACGTGGCCGTGCTCGAAATCGCCCGCGGCGGCGTGCTGCGCGAAGGGCTCGGTTTCGACCAGTGCGACGTGGCCGTGGTCACGAACATTGGCGCGGGCGACCATCTCGGCCTCTCGGATATCAACACGCTCGATGACATGGCCCTGGTCAAACGCACGGCCGTCGACGTCGTGCCGCCCAAGGGTTACGCCGTGCTCAAGGCCGACGATCCGTACACAGCGGGCATGGCCGCGCATTGCCGCGGTGGCGTGATCTTCTTCGCCCAGGATGGCGAACACCCGGTGATGCAGCAGCATCGCGAGGCGGGGGGCCGGCTGGCGTTTGTCAAAGACAAGCAGCTCGTGCTGGCCACCGGCAACACGATCGAATGCCAGGTGCCGATCGTTGATATTCCGATCACCCGCCAGGGGCGCGTGGCGTTCATGACCGAAAACGCGCTGGCTTCGGCCGCCGCGGCCTGGGGATTGGGCGTACCGATGGCCGACATCGCGGCCGGCCTGCAAAGCTTCAGCAGCGAGTCCGACATGGTGCCGGGCCGGTTCAACGTGCTGTCGCTGGGTGGCGCCACGGTGATCATGGACTATGGCCACAACGTTTCGGCGCTGGAAGCCTTGATCGAAGCGATCGGCACCTTCCCGCACGAACGCCGCTCGGTTGTTTATTCAGCGGCGGGCGATCGGCGCGACGAAGACATGGTTCGCCAGGGGCAGATCATTGCCGCCGCTTTTGACCGCGTGATCCTTTACGAGGATCAATACAAGCGCGGCCGCGAGGATGGCGAGATCATGCGCTTGCTGCGATCGGGCCTGGCGGCCGGACCGCGCGTAAAGGAAATCAACGATTTCCAGGGCGCGACCAACGCGGTCGAAGCGGCCCTGGACGCGCTGCGACCGGGCGACCTGCTGCTCTTGCAGGCGGACGTGATCGAGGACACGCTGGTCTTCGTTCGTCAGTACCTGGCCCAGCATCCGTCGCTGACCAGCCCCAACGGCGAATCGCTCGACGACGAGGTGGAGAATGTCGCCTCGGGCGTGACGCTAAACGCGGCCGCGACCTACACGCAAGCCAATCCAAAGGCCGTGTAA
- a CDS encoding SpoVG family protein, translating to MEITEVRIKLMDEVAGERLHAFCSITLDDCFVIRDLKIIEGTNGPFVAMPSRKLTSHCSQCGYKNHLRAQYCNQCGLRQKEDRAAKDEDGRAKLYADIAHPINSRCREMIQEKVITSYQEELKAAQLPGYVSSYDDFDEEYSRPPAKHNLFHPREPRGEPHARPKHVEHTKVERARPEPVRNEQTKVEPAVHEPRGPHKAPAQQHVNRPATEDPTPGGFGAGIF from the coding sequence GTGGAAATCACTGAAGTTCGCATCAAGCTCATGGACGAAGTCGCCGGCGAGCGGCTGCACGCATTCTGTTCGATCACGCTGGACGACTGCTTCGTGATCCGCGACTTGAAGATCATCGAAGGCACGAATGGCCCCTTCGTGGCCATGCCCAGTCGCAAGCTGACGTCGCACTGTTCGCAATGTGGCTACAAGAATCACTTGCGCGCACAGTACTGCAATCAATGCGGCCTGCGGCAGAAGGAGGATCGCGCCGCCAAAGACGAGGACGGCCGCGCGAAGCTCTATGCCGACATCGCCCATCCGATCAATTCGCGCTGCCGCGAGATGATTCAGGAAAAGGTTATCACCTCGTACCAGGAAGAGCTGAAGGCCGCGCAGCTGCCCGGTTACGTGTCGAGCTACGACGATTTCGACGAAGAGTACTCGCGTCCGCCGGCGAAACACAACTTGTTTCACCCCCGCGAGCCGCGTGGCGAGCCGCATGCCCGGCCCAAGCACGTCGAACATACCAAAGTCGAGCGTGCCCGCCCTGAGCCTGTTCGCAATGAGCAGACGAAGGTCGAACCCGCCGTACACGAGCCGCGTGGGCCGCACAAGGCGCCGGCACAGCAGCACGTCAACCGCCCCGCGACCGAGGACCCAACCCCCGGCGGCTTTGGCGCGGGCATCTTTTAA